The Mercurialis annua linkage group LG8, ddMerAnnu1.2, whole genome shotgun sequence genome window below encodes:
- the LOC130014980 gene encoding uncharacterized protein P19A11.02c-like encodes MSITLSSRHVAAAIATSGFSSSTPAASSVVSFFAFAFISSCCSEGSAFAFCCYRCSGVLPSPHIAATPEVPPSPHIAASTGVSPSPSVVVSTGVPPSCHVASSTGVPHAPLVAASIGVPPSPHVTASTGVPPTPHAVLTGVPPTPHATSRR; translated from the exons ATGTCGATTACTTTGTCTTCAAGACATGTAGCCGCTGCCATTGCTACTTCGGGGTTTTCGTCTTCGACTCCTGCTGCTTCTTCGGTGGTTTCATTTTTTGCCTTTGCCTTCATCTCCAGTTGCTGCTCCGAGG GTTCTGCCTTCGCCTTCTGTTGTTATCGCTGCTCTGGGGTTCTGCCTTCGCCTCATATTGCAGCTACTCCGGAGGTTCCGCCATCGCCTCATATTGCTGCTTCTACGGGAGTTTCGCCTTCGCCTTCTGTTGTTGTTTCTACGGGAGTTCCGCCTTCGTGTCATGTTGCTTCTTCTACGGGGGTTCCGCATGCGCCTCTTGTTGCAGCTTCTATAGGGGTCCCGCCTTCGCCTCATGTTACTGCTTCCACAGGGGTTCCGCCTACGCCTCATGCTGTTTTGACGGGAGTTCCGCCTACGCCTCATGCTACTTCCAGGAGATAG
- the LOC126660629 gene encoding zinc finger CCCH domain-containing protein 19-like has translation MVMDQHLRGMYGSVSGFKLNDKILSVLSGQNLDSGLKKEKTFVNQNHLNIPPLLHDTTPTNSVLSSSASQEGDLREDFGFSHVVLKYVSEMLMEEDVGEKTCMFQESSPALEAAEKSLYELIGEGEEAEEKHEAEEKHEVEYTPDESKGKKNPIIDDLNLELKMSDMQSAVYTEPTVSPEDSDDIMLNCGSYSALLIGKEERLQEDNDDIELAKEGKVEEDRAGICEGVKDMDIDNATHSIESVVASTNQLEKKIEELDNGLRVDTPNSPAAETVISSAENFTGGDANMEVETEANVSTGKRKRGRPAKTNATPLPQRNKKEEEDVCFICFDGGSLVLCDRRCCPKAYHPACIKRDEAFFRSRSKWDCGWHICTKCQKASHYMCYTCPYSLCKRCTKESDYVCVRGNKGFCGVCMKTIMLIENIAPGNTDMVEVDFDDKTSWEYLFKYYWIDLKVKFSLTVDELTKAKSPWKGDELSKPKSSTRWVRSSTFASNKASASLGELYHVDVEKASFLNHVANVEANHSKIKENDDQAEIVEKQSSIVKEGSVIAEVTPLVEATTKVAKEVAPLAEATTEAAKVVAPFDEATTGVAKELLEIVALMKNGDTSAVSESDVRPHRESEKLVGHEH, from the exons ATGGTCATGGATCAACATTTAAGAGGAATGTATGGTTCGGTTAGTGGCTTTAAACTCAACGACAAGATATTGTCAGTTTTATCCGGGCAGAATCTTGATAGCGGATTAAAAAAGGAAAAGACTTTTGTTAATCAAAACCATTTAAATATTCCCCCTTTGCTGCATGATACAACCCCTACTAATTCAGTCTTGTCTTCAAGTGCGAGCCAAGAGGGAGATTTGCGTGAGGACTTTGGTTTTAGTCATGTGGTTCTCAAGTATGTTAGTGAGATGCTTATGGAAGAAGATGTTGGAGAGAAGACATGTATGTTTCAAGAATCTTCACCAGCTTTAGAAGCTGCCGAGAAGTCGTTGTATGAGCTTATTGGGGAGGGGGAGGAGGCTGAGGAAAAGCACGAGGCTGAGGAAAAGCACGAGGTTGAGTATACTCCAGATGAGTCAAAAGGAAAGAAGAATCCAATCATTGATGATTTAAATTTAGAGCTCAAAATGAGTGACATGCAGTCTGCCGTTTATACTGAACCAACCGTTAGTCCAGAAGATTCAGACGATATAATGCTCAATTGCGGAAGTTACTCTGCTCTTCTTATTGGAAAGGAAGAGCGGTTACAGGAGGATAATGATGATATAGAGTTAGCAAAGGAGGGGAAGGTGGAGGAGGATAGAGCTGGTATTTGCGAAGGGGTAAAAGATATGGATATTGATAATGCTACTCACAGCATTGAGTCTGTTGTAGCGTCCACTAATCAACTTGAGAAGAAGATTGAGGAATTGGATAATGGTTTGCGAGTGGATACACCTAATTCCCCTGCTGCTGAAACAGTTATTTCCAGCGCGGAGAATTTTACAGGTGGAGATGCTAATATGGAGGTTGAAACTGAGGCTAATGTCAGTACAGGCAAGCGGAAACGTGGCAGACCGGCAAAAACAAATGCAACACCTCTTCCTCAGAGGAACAAAAAGGAAGAGGAAGAtgtttgtttcatatgttttgATGGTGGTAGTCTTGTGCTTTGTGATCGAAG GTGTTGCCCTAAGGCATATCATCCAGCTTGTATCAAGAGGGATGAAGCATTCTTCCGATCAAGGTCTAAATGGGATTGTG GCTGGCATATATGTACCAAATGTCAGAAGGCTTCACATTATATGTGCTATACTTGTCCATACTCGTTATGCAAACGATGCACTAAAGAATCTGATTATGTGTGTGTAAGAGGGAATAAAGGATTTTGTGGAGTATGCATGAAAACAATAATGCTGATTGAAAATATTGCACCGGGAAATACAGATATG GTGGAAGTAGATTTCGATGACAAAACTAGCTGGGAGTATCTCTTTAAGTATTACTGGATTGACTTAAAAGTTAAGTTTTCGTTAACAGTAGATGAGCTAACTAAAGCTAAAAGTCCGTGGAAAGGAGACGAGCTATCTAAACCTAAGAGTTCCACGAGATGGGTTCGCAGCAGCACCTTTGCTTCCAATAAG GCGTCGGCATCTTTGGGCGAGCTTTATCATGTTGATGTTGAGAAAGCCTCCTTTCTAAACCATGTTGCAAATGTGGAGGCAAATCATAGTAAGATTAAAGAAAACGACGATCAAGCAGAGATCGTCGAGAAGCAGAGTTCTATAGTAAAGGAAGGTTCTGTTATTGCCGAAGTCACTCCTTTGGTTGAAGCGACAACAAAGGTAGCAAAGGAAGTTGCTCCTTTGGCTGAAGCGACAACGGAGGCAGCAAAGGTAGTCGCTCCTTTTGATGAAGCGACTACGGGGGTAGCAAAGGAGCTTTTAGAGATTGTTGCTCTTATGAAAAACGGGGATACATCTGCTGTATCCGAGTCTGATGTCCGACCGCATAGGGAGAGTGAGAAGCTCGTCGGGCATGAACATTAA